GCCACCTGGTTCGCGGTCTCGCCGAACGGCTGGTCGTTCCGGACGAAGGACCAGGCGAGAATGGTGACGGGACCGGTGAGCATTCCCTTCACCGGTTTGTCGGTCATGCTCCGAGCCTTTTCCGCCCACCCGACGGTGATCGGTTCGGGGCGCGAGACGTCGCCGAACAGGATCGGCGGCCGCACGCACCGTGAACCGTAGGACTGCACCCAGCCGTGCTCGGTGCTGACGAAACCCTCCATGTGCTCGGCGAAGTACTGCACCATGTCGTTGCGCTCGGGTTCGCCGTGCACGAGCACGTCGAGCCCGAGATCCTCCTGGAGCTCGATCACACGCCGGATCTCGTCGGTCATCGCGGACTCGTAGGCGGCCCGGTCGATCCGCCCGTTGTTGAACCGCGCGCGTGCCTTGCGCACCTCGGAGGTCTGCGGGAAGGAGCCGATCGTGGTGGTGGGCAGCGGTGGCAGCCCTAGCACCCGCTGCTGATCCGCACGCCGTTTCGCGGGATCGCCACGTCGCGCGTGCTCGGGACGCAGCTCCGAGGTGCGCGAACGCACCCGTTCGTCGCGCAACCTGGCCGCGGCACGGCGATCCTCGACCGCGGCACGCCCCCTGTCGAGCTGCTCGCGAACGACCTCGCGCCCCTCGTGCAGCGCGCGGTCGAGCAGCACGACCTCCTCGACCTTCTGCTCGGCGAAGGCCAACCACGACTTGACCTGCGGGTCGATGTCCCGTTCGGCCGAGACGTCGTGGGGGACGTGCAGCAGCGAGCAGGAGGTCCCGATCGAGACCTCGCCCGCGATGCCGAGCAGGGTGGCCGCGGTGGAAAGGGCCCCGTCGAGGTCGCAGCGCCAGATGTTGCGGCCGTCGACGAGCCCGGCGACCAGTGTCTTGTCCCGCAGCCCGGTCAACCCGGAGAGCACGTTCGTCGTGGTCGAGCCCGCGACGAGGTCCACCCCGACGGCCTCGATCGGAGCCGAGGCGAGCACGCCGAGGGACTCGCCGGGGTCGCCGAAGTAGGTCGGTACGAACAGCTTCGGCCTGGCGGACAGTCCTCCCAGCTCCGCGTAGGCGGTGCGCAGTTTCTCCAGTTCGGCCGGACGACGGTCCGCGGCGAAGGCGGGTTCGTCCAGCTGCACCCATTCGGCGCCCGCGCGGTGCAGCTCCTCCAGCAGTTCGGCGTAGACCGGCAGCAGGTCGTCCAGCCGGTCCGTGGGGGAGAAGGACGCGGGTGCCCCCTCGGCGCTCTTGGCCAGCAGCAGGAACGTCAGCGGCCCGATGATCACCGGCCGGGTGGTGATTCCCAGCTCACCGGCTTCCCGGAACCGCTCGACCGGGGTGCGGTCGGCCAGGCCGAACCGGGTGTCGGGGCCGACCTCGGGGACGAGGTAGTGGTAGTTGGTGTCGAACCACTTCGTCATCTCCAGCGGAGGCGTGGACTCCACGCCCCGGGCCATCGCGAAGTAGGTGTCCAGCGGGTCGAGACCGAGGTCGCGGTAGCGCTCGGGGATCGCCCCGAGGGTCACGGCGGTGTCCAGCACCTGGTCGTAGTAGGAGAACGTGTTGCTCGGGACGGATCCGAGTCCGGCCTCGTGCAGCCTCCGCCAGGTTCGTGCGCGCAGCTCCCCGGCCGTTTCACGCAACCGGGCTCGGTCGGTCTCACCGGACCAGTAGCTCTCCAGCGCCCGTTTGAGCTCACGGCGCGGCCCGATGCGGGGGTAGCCGAGTACGGTGGATCCGATTTGGCTGGTCAAAGCTCTCTCCTCGCGAGCTCGACGGCATGGTCGGCCGGCGGCCCCGAGGAAAGTGGCACAGGTGTCGTGGTCGCGTGGGAGCGTGCGACCCGCCGTCCTGCCGGCCTTCCCGCGAGGCCCCGGACTCGCGCACCGGAGTGCGCACCGATGGCAGGTCTTCGGACTCGTGGGCATTACCGGCCCGGCCGGTTCTCCTACTCGCCGTCGGCTTCCCGGGCGGTTTCCCGCCCAGTGCCGTGCTCCGAACGCGGTCTTCGTCGGCCGCGTGGGGACGGCGTTCGTTCCCACTCACCGCTGCGGGGCAGTCCCGGACTCGCACCGGGTTCCCTCTTGCCTCACCGGACCGGACGTTTTTCGTCGCCGCCGGTGAACCATCGGCGCACGCATGGTTGCGTGCTCGACGCGGTTTGGCAAGCCCCTCGTGGTTCCGCCCCGCCCCGCGGCCGGGTCCCGCGGGGCGGTTGGCAGCGGTTTCGACGCTCGGTGTATTTCCGGTCACAGTGCGCCGTGGCGAGACTCCGCCCGGCAGGGGTGACATTCCGCGCTCCGAGCGGAACCCTTTCAGGGAGGACTCGCGAACGAACTTGCGAACGTGAGTTCCCGCGCGGAAACATGTCCTCATGCCGAGCGAACTGCTGCCCACGACCCGACGTGCCCTGTTGCGGCGACTGGCCGTCGAACAGTCCCACAACCGTGTCCCCTCGTTGATCGCCGGACTGGTCCGCGACGGCGAGACCCTCTGGGTGGACAGCCGGGGATCGGTACGCACCGAACCACCCACCGCGAACACGCAGTACCGCATCGGTTCCATCACCAAGACGTTCGTGGCCGTGCTGGTGCTGCGACTGCGCGACGAGGGGCGGTTGGAGCTGTCCGACCGCTTCGGCGATCACGTCCCGGGGACCGCTGTGGACGATCGCCCGATCTGGCAGTTGCTGGCGCACAACAGCGGACTGAGCTCCGAACCGGCGGGGCAGTGGTGGGAACGTGTTCCCGGCGAGACCCCGGAGAGGTTCGTCGCCGCGGTGGACGGCGCGCAGCTGCGCGAGGAGCCCAGGCACGTCCTCCACTACTCCAACACGGCTTTCGGACTGCTGGGCGAGCTGATCGCGCGGCTGCGCGGTGAGGACTTCGCCGATGTGCTTCGCGGGGAGATCCTCGATCCCCTCGGCATGCGGCGCACGACGATGGCGCCCGCGGAGCCCTACGCCCCCGGGCTGGCCGTGCATCCGTGGGCCGACGTGCTTCAGCCGGAGCCCGCCGAGGACGCGGCCGCGATGGCTCCTGCCGGGCAGCTTTGGTCCACTGTGGACGACATGGTTCGCTGGCTGCGCTTCCTCGTCGGCGAGACCGGCGAGGTGCTGCACCCCGACACGCTGACGGAGATGTGCCGGCCGGCCAGTGTGGACGACGGTTCCGAGTGGAACCGGGGGTTCGGCCTCGGTCTGCAGCTGGCGCGTCACCGGGGGCGCAGGTTGGTCGGGCACGGTGGATCGATGCCGGGGTTCCTCGCGAACGTACTGGCCGATCCGGCGGAGGCGACCGGGGTGGTGTTCCTGGCCAACACAACGTCCGGAGTGGGCGCGCTGGCCACCGATCTGCTGGACATTCTCGCCGAGCACGAGCCGCGCATCCCACCGGAGTGGCATCCGAGCACCGAGGTCTCGGAGGAAACGCTGGAACTGACCGGGCTGTGGTACTGGGGGCCGACCCCGCACCTGATGCGGGTGTTGCCGGACGGGCTGCTCGAGTTGTCGGCCTGGAAGGGGCCG
This genomic stretch from Actinopolyspora halophila DSM 43834 harbors:
- a CDS encoding serine hydrolase domain-containing protein; this translates as MPSELLPTTRRALLRRLAVEQSHNRVPSLIAGLVRDGETLWVDSRGSVRTEPPTANTQYRIGSITKTFVAVLVLRLRDEGRLELSDRFGDHVPGTAVDDRPIWQLLAHNSGLSSEPAGQWWERVPGETPERFVAAVDGAQLREEPRHVLHYSNTAFGLLGELIARLRGEDFADVLRGEILDPLGMRRTTMAPAEPYAPGLAVHPWADVLQPEPAEDAAAMAPAGQLWSTVDDMVRWLRFLVGETGEVLHPDTLTEMCRPASVDDGSEWNRGFGLGLQLARHRGRRLVGHGGSMPGFLANVLADPAEATGVVFLANTTSGVGALATDLLDILAEHEPRIPPEWHPSTEVSEETLELTGLWYWGPTPHLMRVLPDGLLELSAWKGPGRTSRFRYAGEETWIGLDGYHRGEPLRVVRSADGSPAHIDLNTFVFTRAPYDPSAPVPGGTLPWK
- the metE gene encoding 5-methyltetrahydropteroyltriglutamate--homocysteine S-methyltransferase, with translation MTSQIGSTVLGYPRIGPRRELKRALESYWSGETDRARLRETAGELRARTWRRLHEAGLGSVPSNTFSYYDQVLDTAVTLGAIPERYRDLGLDPLDTYFAMARGVESTPPLEMTKWFDTNYHYLVPEVGPDTRFGLADRTPVERFREAGELGITTRPVIIGPLTFLLLAKSAEGAPASFSPTDRLDDLLPVYAELLEELHRAGAEWVQLDEPAFAADRRPAELEKLRTAYAELGGLSARPKLFVPTYFGDPGESLGVLASAPIEAVGVDLVAGSTTTNVLSGLTGLRDKTLVAGLVDGRNIWRCDLDGALSTAATLLGIAGEVSIGTSCSLLHVPHDVSAERDIDPQVKSWLAFAEQKVEEVVLLDRALHEGREVVREQLDRGRAAVEDRRAAARLRDERVRSRTSELRPEHARRGDPAKRRADQQRVLGLPPLPTTTIGSFPQTSEVRKARARFNNGRIDRAAYESAMTDEIRRVIELQEDLGLDVLVHGEPERNDMVQYFAEHMEGFVSTEHGWVQSYGSRCVRPPILFGDVSRPEPITVGWAEKARSMTDKPVKGMLTGPVTILAWSFVRNDQPFGETANQVAMAIRDEVGDLESAGVGVVQVDEPALRELLPLRSEQHGQYLDWAVRSFRLATSGVSDATQIHTHLCYSEFGEVINAIVDLDADVTSLEAARSRMEVLDDLNSVGFANGVGPGVYDIHSPRVPEVNEIEKLLRAALEAVPVERLWVNPDCGLKTRGYEEVRAALVNMRAAARRVRDSPNT